Part of the Streptomyces sp. RFCAC02 genome is shown below.
GCCCGAGGAGATCGTCGCGCGGGCGATGGCGCACAGCCCGGACTTCGATCCCGGCGAGGGATGGGGCTACTCCAACACGGGATACGTCCTGCTCGACCTGATCATCGAGGAGGTCACGGGCCGTCCCTGGCACCGGGAGGTCGCCGACCGGGTCCTCGAACCGTCCGGCATGCACCACACCTACCTGCCGGGCGACACAGCCACGCTCCGCCGTCCGCACGCCCACAGCTACGAGGTCTTCCCCTCCGGCGAACGGGTCGACTTCACCGAGGTGATCGTCCCCGACCCCGGCGGCTACGTCTCCACCACCGCCGACGTCAACCGTTTCCTCCGCGCCCTCCTCGGCGGCGACCTGCTGCCGCCGGCGCGGCTGGCCGAGATGCGGGACACCGTCCCGGTCGGCGAGGAGATGGAGACGTTCTGGCCGGACGGGCGCTACGGACTCGGCCTGGTCGAGCGGCCCCTGACCTGCGGCGGCACCTACTGGAGCCACGAAGGGGGCGAGAGCGGCTACATCGGTCTGAACGGCGTCACGGCCGACGGCGGTCGCGCCGTCACCGTCTCCATGTCCACGGCGCTCGCCGGCTCCGCCGACAGCATGCTCCGGCAGGAGCAGGCCGCGAGCGACCTCGTCGATCACGCGCTGTGCGACACGCCGGGGGACGACGAGGCGGCGTGACGACCCGGGGTCCGCCGTCACTCCGCGTCCTGGCTCAGGAGGGCGGGGCGGCGGCGGATCACCGGTTCCAGGTAGTCGGCGGTGGGGCCGTCGAGTTCCCGCAGCTCTGGTGGGGAGCCGACCAGGGTGATGTGGTCCAGCTCGGGGACGCGCCCGTGTGTCGTCTCGGTGCGGACCAGGGCCGAGTGGCGGGACAGCAGGACGGACGCGGGCCGGGCGGGGGCGACGTACAGGACGCCGACCGTTCCCCTCCTGCCCCGGGTGACGAGCCGCAGGGCGAGGGCGTCGGGGTCGGTGGTGAGGCCGGTCTCCTCCACGAGTTCGCGCGCCGCGTGGCGGCGCAGGGCGGCGGCGTCGAGCGGGACGCCGTCGTCCGGCGGCTCGGCCGATCCGCCCGGGAGCTGCCAGCGGCCCGGCGCGGCCGTGGTCGCCGCCGACCGGCCGACGACGACGCGCCCGTCACCGTCCGGCTGGAGCACCGCGACGAACAGCGGCGGCAGCCACGAGACGGCGCCGGGGACGCGGCGCAGCAGGAAGTGGCGGTAGGTCGTGCGCGCCCAGGAGAGGTGCAGACGGCGCGGCCCGTCCCAGGACAGGCCCGCGCAGGCGACGACCGGCCCGTCGAAGAGGCTCGGGTTGGCGGCGACCGCCGCGTTCCACAGGCGGTCCATGGCCAGCCGCTCACCGGCCGGCGGGCGGGGCGCGGCCACTTCGGTGAGACGGAGTCCGCCGACCTCCAGGAGGTCGGCGCCGGGCGGCTCGGGCGGGGGTGCGGGCACCCGTCCATCCTGCGCCGCGGGCGGCCGGGGCGGGCGTACGCCGTG
Proteins encoded:
- a CDS encoding NUDIX domain-containing protein; translated protein: MPAPPPEPPGADLLEVGGLRLTEVAAPRPPAGERLAMDRLWNAAVAANPSLFDGPVVACAGLSWDGPRRLHLSWARTTYRHFLLRRVPGAVSWLPPLFVAVLQPDGDGRVVVGRSAATTAAPGRWQLPGGSAEPPDDGVPLDAAALRRHAARELVEETGLTTDPDALALRLVTRGRRGTVGVLYVAPARPASVLLSRHSALVRTETTHGRVPELDHITLVGSPPELRELDGPTADYLEPVIRRRPALLSQDAE
- a CDS encoding serine hydrolase domain-containing protein, producing the protein MRSTNQPLRRSIKSGGRWTAAAATVLVTVGAVLAVQFPAVAEGTATRGYGREDLRRDADAIRALGVTGVQARVTTGSGRDLVATSGVAEVGTDRPVPRDGYFRMASTGKTLVATVVLQLVDEGRLSLDDTVDRWLPGLVDGNGNDGSLITVRNLLQHTSGIHDDLPGFATPEEYYEHRYDTYTPEEIVARAMAHSPDFDPGEGWGYSNTGYVLLDLIIEEVTGRPWHREVADRVLEPSGMHHTYLPGDTATLRRPHAHSYEVFPSGERVDFTEVIVPDPGGYVSTTADVNRFLRALLGGDLLPPARLAEMRDTVPVGEEMETFWPDGRYGLGLVERPLTCGGTYWSHEGGESGYIGLNGVTADGGRAVTVSMSTALAGSADSMLRQEQAASDLVDHALCDTPGDDEAA